The following coding sequences are from one Salvia hispanica cultivar TCC Black 2014 chromosome 3, UniMelb_Shisp_WGS_1.0, whole genome shotgun sequence window:
- the LOC125208967 gene encoding glycosyl hydrolase 5 family protein-like → MRGILALLFLQMVALCASTELSTASRWIVHRTSGRRVKLTCVNWPSHVEPMIAEGLEKKPLRHIVKKIAENGFNCVRLTWATFMFTRPEYGSLRVSESLDKYNLSAARAGIARNNPRVVNMTVVELHKAVVDELGRRRVMVVLDNHVSRPTWCCGDDDGNGFFGDADFSPEEWLRGLAAVAEAYRDTHAVVGMSMRNELRGSRQNEADWYKYMQEGANTIHAHNPDVLIIVSGLNYAGNLGFLKSQPLAVNFTKKLVFEAHWYSFGTSAEQWVAQTNQLCGTITKWALDNYLFLTNSFPLFISEFGINQRGDSEADNRYIGCMLAAVAEFDVDWALWTLQGSYILREGHVDLEEFYGVLDFNWDRLRNPAFLDRLQVLRQTNQDYRSKHPTHYIMLHPLSGHCVHIAKNGMVAVASCKRATRWDQHRDDGGPIKLAGSSKCLGVAGDGGAPRVSRHCSSEWKYVSSSGLHLAAQDTRGGHLCLELEKNGSDSKIVTKKCLCVGDDLADLPTCADNPQAQWFKLIPTNI, encoded by the exons ATGAGGGGCATTTTGGCGTTACTATTCCTACAAATGGTGGCGCTCTGCGCCTCCACGGAGCTGTCGACGGCCTCACGGTGGATAGTCCATCGCACGAGCGGGAGGCGCGTGAAGCTCACCTGCGTGAATTGGCCCTCGCACGTGGAGCCAATGATCGCAGAAGGCCTTGAGAAGAAGCCACTGCGCCACATCGTTAAAAAGATAGCCGAAAACGGGTTCAACTGCGTGAGGCTCACGTGGGCGACGTTCATGTTCACGAGGCCCGAATACGGAAGCCTCAGAGTCTCCGAATCACTGGACAAGTACAATCTGTCGGCCGCGAGAGCCGGCATTGCTAGAAATAACCCTCGGGTTGTGAACATGACGGTGGTCGAGCTTCACAAGGCGGTGGTGGATGAGCTCGGGAGGAGGAGGGTGATGGTGGTGCTCGATAACCACGTCAGCCGGCCGACGTGGTGCTGCGGCGACGATGATGGGAATGGCTTCTTCGGCGACGCTGATTTTAGCCCGGAGGAGTGGCTGCGAGGGCTGGCGGCGGTGGCTGAGGCGTATAGGGATACTCATGCG GTTGTGGGTATGAGCATGAGGAATGAGCTACGAGGCAGCCGACAAAACGAGGCAGACTGGTACAAGTATATGCAAGAAGGAGCCAACACAATTCACGCACATAATCCAGATGTCCTAATCATCGTCTCAGGATTGAACTACGCGGGCAACCTCGGGTTCCTGAAATCCCAACCGCTGGCAGTTAATTTCACCAAGAAGTTAGTTTTTGAAGCACATTGGTATTCCTTTGGCACATCTGCTGAGCAATGGGTTGCCCAAACCAACCAGTTATGTGGCACTATCACCAAATGGGCACTAGACAATTACCTTTTCTTGACCAACTCATTCCCTCTTTTCATAAGTGAATTTGGGATTAATCAAAGAGGCGACAGTGAGGCCGACAACCGATACATAGGTTGTATGCTGGCGGCTGTCGCTGAGTTTGACGTTGACTGGGCCTTGTGGACTTTACAAGGCAGCTACATTCTTAGGGAGGGACATGTTGATCTTGAAGAATTTTATGGAGTTCTTGATTTCAATTGGGATCGTCTCCGAAATCCAGCATTTCTTGATAGACTGCAGGTTCTTAGGCAGACCAATCAAG ATTATAGGTCTAAGCACCCAACACACTATATAATGCTCCATCCATTGAGTGGGCATTGTGTTCACATTGCTAAGAATGGCATGGTAGCTGTGGCTAGTTGCAAAAGAGCAACCCGGTGGGATCAACACCGAGACGACGGTGGGCCTATTAAGTTGGCTGGCTCTTCGAAGTGCCTCGGGGTGGCTGGAGACGGGGGAGCCCCACGTGTCTCGAGGCATTGTTCGAGCGAGTGGAAGTATGTGTCGAGTTCTGGTCTTCACTTAGCTGCCCAAGATACAAGAGGGGGACACTTATGCTTAGAGTTGGAGAAGAATGGCTCGGATTCTAAGATTGTGACTAAGAAATGTTTGTGTGTAGGAGATGATCTAGCTGATTTACCTACTTGTGCTGACAATCCACAAGCACAATGGTTTAAGCTTATTCCAACAAATATTTGA
- the LOC125211786 gene encoding 50S ribosomal protein L25-like encodes MLIRRAAIHHLRRFSTAALLQEVEAPPIFTYLDGFPRPDPKHDETILAIPRDASGKSISAKERKAGRVPSIVFEAEDGQHGGNKRIISVQSNQVKKLVNHLGQSFFLSRLFDLEVRSEFGSGEVVEKVRVLPRKLHLHPSSDAVLNVTFIRAPSSAWLKVDVPLVFRGDDVSPGLKKGSSLNIIKRTVKYLCPADIVPPFIDVDLSELDVGQKIVAGNLNVHPALKLLRSKDEAVVKIMGARVSDQRKSK; translated from the exons ATGCTGATTCGCCGAGCAGCAATCCATCATCTCCGGCGATTCTCCACCGCCGCGCTCCTACAGGAAGTGGAGGCTCCTCCTATATTCACCTACCTGGATGGATTCCCCCGGCCCGACCCCAAGCACGACGAGACGATCCTCGCAATCCCTCGCGATGCCTCCGGCAAGAGCATCTCCGCCAAGGAGAGGAAGGCCGGCCGCGTTCCGAGCATCGTCTTCGAGGCGGAGGACGGCCAGCACGGCGGCAACAAGCGCATCATTTCGGTTCAGAGCAATCAGGTTAAGAAGCTCGTGAATCATCTAGGGCAGTCCTTTTTCCTCTCCAGGCTCTTTGATCTGGAGGTCCGATCGGAGTTTGGATCCGGTGAGGTAGTCGAGAAAGTGCGCGTTCTGCCTCGGAAG CTCCATCTTCATCCGAGCTCAGATGCTGTGCTTAATGTTACGTTTATAAGAGCTCCGTCTAGTGCTTGGTTAAAGGTTGATGTTCCTCTAGTATTTAGAGGAGATGATGTTTCCCCCGGGCTGAAGAAGG GGTCATCTCTAAACATTATCAAGAGAACTGTTAAGTATCTCTGCCCTGCTGATATAGTCCCTCCCTTCATAGACGTTGATTTAAGTGAGCTCGATGTAGGCCAGAAAATCGTTGCTGGGAACCTTAACGTCCATCCTGCTCTCAAGTTGCTAAGATCGAAGGATGAAGCTGTTGTCAAGATAATGGGTGCCAGGGTCTCCGACCAACGAAAATCCAAGTAA
- the LOC125214168 gene encoding glycosyl hydrolase 5 family protein-like, producing the protein MGKAIAAFVFLQLISICSPWPLSRNSRWIVDDASGQRVKLACVNWASHMEPMIAEGLEKKPMSEIARKITASGFNCVRFTWATHMFTRPEYRSLKVSESLDRYNLSAARAGIATNNPQILSMTVVEIHKAVVDELGRNKLMVVLDNHIGRPGWCCSDNDGNGFFNDRDFNPWEWERGLITATTAYKGNPAVVGMSIRNELRGSRQNELNWYQYMRIGANMVHNENPDVLVIISGLSYAGNLAFLKSQMLDNIPSNKSVFEGHWYSFGIPDDIWATQTNQICASVSKAIIDNLLFLTQGDNPFPFFLSEFGINERGDNEADNRYIGCLLAAVAELDLDWALWALQGSYLLREGTVDFEEVDGVLDINWDRLRNPAFLDRLQAIQHINQDFKSNHPTYYKMFHPLSGHCVQIVENGIVVANCNNASKWEQHQDDGPIKLVGSPQCLGVAGDGVAPRVSEDCSSKWKYVSSSGLHLAAQGENGGYLCLEMNASDSKLVTKKCLCVGDDLVDLSTCADNPQAQWFKFIPSNIWEYSDHHVG; encoded by the exons atggGAAAAGCCATTGCAGCATTTGTGTTCCTTCAACTAATCTCCATTTGCAGTCCATGGCCGCTCTCGAGGAACTCGCGGTGGATAGTGGACGACGCGAGCGGGCAGCGCGTGAAGCTCGCGTGCGTGAACTGGGCTTCGCACATGGAGCCGATGATCGCAGAGGGCCTAGAGAAGAAGCCGATGAGCGAGATAGCGCGGAAGATAACCGCGAGCGGCTTCAACTGCGTGAGGTTCACGTGGGCGACGCACATGTTCACGAGGCCGGAATACCGCAGCCTCAAAGTCTCCGAATCACTGGACAGGTACAATCTGTCGGCCGCGAGAGCCGGCATTGCTACAAACAACCCTCAGATTCTGAGCATGACGGTGGTCGAGATTCACAAGGCGGTGGTGGATGAGCTCGGGAGGAATAAGCTGATGGTGGTGCTCGATAACCACATCGGCCGCCCGGGGTGGTGCTGCAGCGACAACGACGGGAATGGCTTCTTTAACGACCGCGATTTCAACCCGTGGGAGTGGGAGCGAGGCTTGATTACCGCCACTACCGCGTATAAGGGTAACCCTGCG GTGGTGGGTATGAGCATAAGGAATGAGCTGCGAGGAAGTCGACAAAATGAGTTAAACTGGTACCAATACATGCGGATAGGAGCCAATATGGTCCACAATGAAAACCCGGATGTCCTAGTCATCATCTCCGGTTTAAGCTACGCTGGCAACCTCGCTTTCCTCAAATCCCAAATGCTAGATAATATACCCTCCAACAAATCAGTTTTCGAAGGACATTGGTATTCCTTTGGCATTCCTGATGATATATGGGCTACCCAAACTAACCAGATATGTGCTTCAGTCTCGAAAGCTATCATAGACAATCTTCTTTTCTTGACTCAGGGGGACAACCCTTTCCCCTTTTTCTTAAGTGAATTTGGGATTAATGAAAGAGGTGACAATGAGGCCGACAACAGATACATAGGTTGTCTGTTGGCTGCGGTTGCTGAGCTCGATCTCGACTGGGCTTTGTGGGCTTTACAAGGCAGCTATCTTCTTAGAGAAGGAACtgttgattttgaagaagTTGATGGTGTTCTTGACATTAATTGGGACCGTCTCAGAAACCCTGCATTTCTTGATAGATTGCAGGCTATTCAACACATCAATCAAG ATTTCAAGTCGAATCATCCAACATACTATAAAATGTTCCACCCTTTGAGTGGGCATTGCGTGCAAATAGTGGAGAATGGGATAGTTGTGGCTAACTGCAATAATGCAAGCAAATGGGAGCAACATCAAGATGATGGGCCTATCAAGCTAGTTGGCAGCCCACAGTGCTTGGGGGTGGCCGGAGACGGGGTGGCGCCTCGTGTATCGGAGGATTGTTCGAGCAAGTGGAAGTATGTGTCAAGTTCTGGTCTGCATTTAGCTGCACAAGGTGAAAATGGGGGATATTTGTGCTTGGAAATGAATGCTTCTGATTCTAAACTTGTGACAAAGAAATGTTTGTGCGTAGGAGATGATCTTGTTGATTTATCTACTTGTGCTGACAATCCACAAGCACAATGGTTTAAGTTTATTCCATCAAATATTTGGGAATATAGTGACCACCACGTAGGATAG
- the LOC125214177 gene encoding protein PECTIC ARABINOGALACTAN SYNTHESIS-RELATED-like — MIWITWSVSTTRLLLSSLPFPSSLSHTFTHKPEITSHCKSTKSKGEARRSNWSNIPNSKLAFSPKRATAELRHSSSIGNRATPSPSASAVASSPFSSDYDSATSAADDDNGRDRHPRDRSIRSYFQSFFPHFLFPNDDLHRAHPHRSKISTVILVAIVFAAVISVSSLVQRLNAPYLCKKDGITLQCPHVKEPPSLWENPHSATTSWKPCAERREGVISDLPSENSTSGYIFIHAEGGLNQQRIAICNAVAVAKILNATLILPVLKQDQIWKDQTKFEDIFDVDHFIDYLKDDVTIVRDIPEWFTDKAELFSSIRRTVKNIPKYAPAQFYIDNVLPRVKEKKIMALKPFVDRLGYDNVPQEINRLRCRVNYHALKFLPEIENMADLLVSRMRNRTGNSNPFMALHLRFEKGMVGLSFCDFVGTRIEKALMAIYRLKEWPRRFKDGSHLWALALQKRKEGRCPLEPGEVAVMLRAMGYPKETQIYVASGQVYGGQNRMAPLRNMFPNLVTKEELATKLELDEFRKHVTSLAALDFLVCLKSDVFVMTHGGNFAKLIIGNRRYLGHHLKSIKPDKGLMSKSLGDPYMGWATFVEDVITTHQTRSGLPEETFPNYDIWENPLTPCMCRT; from the exons atgatatgga TCACATGGAGTGTCAGCACCACTAGATTATTACTCAGCTCCCTTCCTTTcccttcttctctctcacacacattcacacacaagCCGGAGATCACGTCGCACTGTAAATCAACAAAATCGAAGGGCGAAGCTCGCCGCTCCAATTGGAGCAACATCCCGAATTCCAAGCTGGCGTTCAGCCCCAAGCGAGCGACGGCGGAGCTCCGCCACTCCAGCTCCATCGGCAACCGCGCCACCCCGTCcccctccgcctccgccgTCGCCTCTTCCCCGTTTTCCTCCGACTACGACTCCGCCACCTCCGCCGCCGACGACGACAATGGCCGCGATCGGCATCCCCGGGATCGCTCAATCCGCTCCTATTTCCAATCCTTTTTCCCGCACTTCCTCTTCCCCAACGACGATCTCCACAGGGCGCATCCCCATAGATCTAAGATCTCGACTGTCATCCTCGTCGCTATCGTTTTCGCGGCCGTGATTTCAGTTTCTTCTCTCGTTCAACGATTG AATGCCCCTTATCTGTGCAAAAAGGATGGTATTACTCTTCAGTGCCCTCAT GTTAAGGAGCCACCCTCACTGTGGGAAAATCCTCATTCAGCCACTACATCATGGAAACCTTGTGCAGAAAGACGTGAGGGTGTAATTTCAG ATCTTCCATCTGAGAATTCAACAAGtggttatatttttattcatgcTGAGGGTGGTCTTAACCAGCAAAGAATTGCT ATATGTAATGCTGTTGCTGTGGCAAAGATCCTGAATGCTACTCTTATTTTACCCGTGCTGAAGCAAGACCAGATATGGAAAGATCAAAC GAAATTCGAAGATATATTTGATGTTGACCATTTTATTGATTACTTGAAAGATGATGTTACAATAGTGAGAGATATCCCAGAATGGTTTACTGATAAAGCAGAGCTGTTTTCAAGTATAAG ACGTACTGTAAAGAACATTCCAAAGTATGCTCCTGCTCAGTTCTATATTGACAATGTTTTGCCTCGGgtcaaagaaaagaagataatGGCCTTGAAACCTTTTGTTGATCGACTGGG GTATGATAATGTTCCTCAAGAAATCAACAGGTTAAGGTGCAGAGTGAATTATCATGCTTTGAAGTTTCTTcctgaaattgaaaatatggcTGATTTACTTGTATCGAGAATGAGAAATCGGACAGGCAATTCTAATCCTTTCAT GGCTCTTCATTTAAGGTTTGAGAAAGGCATGGTGGGTCTTTCGTTCTGTGATTTTGTGGGGACTAGGATTGAGAAAGCTCTGATGGCTATATACAGACTTAAAGAATGGCCTCGCCGCTTCAAG GATGGCTCCCATCTTTGGGCACTGGCTCTTCAGAAGCGAAAGGAAGGACGTTGCCCTCTTGAACCCGGTGAGGTAGCAGTAATGCTCCGTGCTATGGGCTATCCTAAAGAAACACAAATATACGTGGCTTCTGGGCAAGTTTATGGTGGACAGAACCGCATGGCACCACTGAGGAACATGTTCCCCAATCTT GTCACGAAGGAGGAACTAGCAACCAAGTTGGAGTTGGATGAATTTAGAAAGCATGTGACAAGTTTAGCGGCTCTAGACTTTTTGGTCTGTTTGAAGTCCGATGTCTTTGTCATGACACACGGTGGAAACTTTGCTAAACTGATTATAGGGAATCGGAGGTATCTAGGTCACCACCTAAAGTCCATAAAACCAGACAAGGGCCTCATGTCTAAATCTTTAGGAGACCCTTACATGGGGTGGGCCACATTTGTAGAAGATGTGATCACGACCCACCAGACTCGAAGTGGACTGCCCGAAGAAACTTTCCCCAATTACGACATCTGGGAGAACCCCTTGACACCGTGCATGTGTAGAACCTGA
- the LOC125214028 gene encoding reticulon-like protein B2, with amino-acid sequence MGDHEHHKEEEKKEESLIEKIADKIHDRDSSSSSSDSDDEKKQSLKDKVYRLFGREKPLHRVLGGGKPADVFLWRDKKVSAGVLGGATAAYVLFDVLEYHFLTLVCHVLMLGLIGLFLWSSANTFIKKSAPHIPQVVIPEEPVMKCASALRIEINRGFAVLRDIASGKDLKKFLSVIAGLWVLSLVGGCCDFLTLLYTITVALFTVPIFYEKYEDKVDFYGEKALAELKKQYAVFDAKVLSKIPRALKDKKKD; translated from the exons ATGGGGGATCATGAACATCACAAGGAAGAGGAGAAGAAGGAGGAGTCGCTGATTGAGAAAATCGCCGATAAAATTCACGATCGCGATTCGTCTTCCTCGTCGTCTGATTCCGACGACGAGAAGAAGCAGTCGCTGAAGGACAAAGTCTACCGCCTCTTCGGCCGGGAGAAGCCTCTTCACAGAGTCCTCGGCGGCGGCAAAC CTGCTGATGTTTTCCTATGGAGGGACAAGAAGGTTTCGGCTGGAGTGCTCGGTGGGGCTACGGCTGCTTATGTCTTGTTTGACGTGCTCGAGTATCATTTCCTTACGTTGGTCTGTCACGTTTTGATGCTTGGTCTAATTGGTCTCTTCTTGTGGTCGAGCGCGAACACCTTCATAAAGAA GTCTGCACCGCACATTCCACAAGTGGTTATCCCAGAAGAGCCTGTAATGAAGTGTGCCTCTGCACTGAGGATTGAAATTAATCGAGGCTTTGCTGTTCTAAGGGACATTGCTTCTGGGAAAGATTTAAAGAAGTTCCTATCG GTAATTGCTGGCTTGTGGGTTTTGTCCTTGGTGGGTGGTTGCTGCGACTTCTTGACGCTTCTATACACAA TTACTGTAGCATTGTTCACCGTGCCAATCTTCTACGAGAAGTACGAGGACAAGGTGGACTTCTATGGTGAAAAGGCGCTGGCTGAGCTCAAGAAACAGTATGCCGTATTTGATGCTAAAGTTTTGAGCAAGATTCCAAGGGCGCTGAAAGACAAGAAGAAGGACTGA
- the LOC125216432 gene encoding uncharacterized protein LOC125216432 translates to MVSISFSVPKIRAFNRQRNTNLMLSSNCVHSLPQRPQIPQLPVSSPRFRASKLTGKSLFAPALSFRLSETHSRFSTKKWKISCFRHEESSPDSPNSESAGELLHEPEKSEINTPTVEKRSWGTRLKEAVDALFQVIGKPWTVPWTAETILQVTLLWILSFWFVGSWLIPFGAHIVGFSKESLTFRGQALFSLLTDVTEGLAGILILHRCLSRFRPLPSDWFKFSLKGNWMFDVLLGCFMFPLVNRLSQFNLDLLPVLPSTPITLSSVEQSIMARDPIAMSLYALVLVVCAPLWEEIVFRGFLLPSLTKYMPVWSSILLSSVAFALAHFNVQRMLPLIFLGVVMGVTYSRSRNLLPSMLLHSLWNGFVFLDLMK, encoded by the exons ATGGTTTCGATTTCTTTTTCCGTCCCtaaaattagggcttttaatCGCCAGCGCAACACTAATCTGATGCTGAGTTCAAATTGCGTTCACTCTCTACCTCAGCGCCCCCAAATCCCTCAGCTCCCAGTCTCCAGTCCCAGATTTAGGGCATCGAAACTCACCGGTAAATCTCTGTTTGCTCCTGCGCTCAGCTTTCGGCTTTCGGAAACCCATTCCCGCTTCTCAACTAAG AAATGGAAGATCTCGTGCTTTCGGCATGAAGAATCGTCTCCCGATTCTCCAAATTCAGAGTCTGCTGGTGAACTTCTGCATGAGCCAGAGAAGTCAGAGATTAATACGCCAACTGTCGAAAAAAGAAGTTGGGGTACACGTCTGAAAGAG GCTGTAGATGCACTGTTTCAAGTGATTGGGAAACCTTGGACTGTACCATGGACTGCAGAGACCATCCTACAG GTAACACTGCTCTGGATATTGTCATTCTGGTTCGTGGGGTCATGGTTGATTCCATTTGGAGCTCATATTGTTGGCTTCAGCAAGGAATCACTGACGTTTAGAGGACAGGCATTATTCAGCCTTCTAACCGACGTGACCGAAGGTCTAGCTGGAATTCTAATCCTTCACCGCTGCCTGTCACGTTTCCGTCCCCTCCCATCCGATTGGTTCAAGTTCAGCCTAAAAGGGAACTGGATGTTCGACGTTTTGCTCGGATGCTTCATGTTCCCATTGGTCAACCGCCTCTCGCAATTCAACCTCGATTTGCTGCCCGTACTTCCCTCCACTCCCATCACCCTGTCCAGTGTCGAGCAGTCGATAATGGCCCGCGACCCGATCGCAATGTCTCTGTACGCACTGGTGCTCGTGGTGTGCGCGCCCCTGTGGGAGGAGATTGTGTTCCGGGGCTTCCTCCTGCCGTCTCTCACGAAATACATGCCGGTATGGTCCTCGATCCTACTGAGCTCCGTCGCGTTTGCATTGGCACACTTCAATGTACAGAGAATGCTGCCGCTTATTTTTCTTGGGGTGGTGATGGGTGTGACGTATTCGAGGTCGAGGAATCTGCTGCCGTCCATGCTCCTGCACAGTCTGTGGAATGGCTTCGTGTTCTTGGATCTCATGAAGTGA